GTTGAGAATAAAAGCCGCGTTTCGTTTTTAGGGATGCCTTCCAGGCATGTTGATGGAGAATTGGGGATGATCTTCCCAGAGACTATCTTTGAGGAGGTTAAAAAATTAATATGAACGAAAAAAGTGTTTCCTTGAAGAAGGAGAAGATTTATGGTCCGTCTGATTATACCTTGAACCTTCCGCTACCATCCTGCCCGGGTTGCGGTTCCCCCCTTGCAGGTAAAATTGTCATGGAAGCCCTTGAGGAACTGGGGATAATTGAAAAGGCAGTATGCGTTATAGGTGTTGGTTGTGCTGGTATGAAATTCTTCACAACAAAAATTGATTGGACCCTCTGTTCCCACGGTCCATCCCCTTCTGTCGCTAACGGTATAAAACATGGTAACTATGATGACGCTATTGTCTTTACTATCCAGGGCGACGGCGATTGTGCTGCCATAGGTGCAGGTTATCTGATTAACTCCGCAGCCAGAGGAGACAAGATTACTATATTTATGCTCAATAATACGAATTATGGAACTACTGGAGGGCAAATGGCGCCAACAACACTGATCGACCAGGTAACAACAACTACTCCCCAGGGAAGGGACGGTATAACCCATGGGTATCCCCTTCACGTACCGGAAATGTTAGCCACAATAAGGGGGGTAGCCTATAGTGCTCGGGGGTCAGTACACAACTTTGCCAGCTATCAGCGTACCAAAAAATACGCAAAACTTGCACTTCAAAAACAGATAAACGGAGTTGGACTCGGCTTTTTGGAAATATTAACTTCTTGCCCGGTTAATTGGCGCATGGAACCATCTAAGGCAATGAAATGGATCGAAAGAAGGGTTGTGGCCGAGTATCCCCTTGGTGAATTTAAAAATGTGGATTCTACCACAGATTGATTTATAAGGAGGAAACATGGAGCATAGACAGAATGGTAAAGGAGAATTACTTATAGCAGGGGTTGGAGGATGGGGCATTGTAACCATAGGAGACATACTGGCTAAAGCTGCCCTTAAAGAGTTTGAAAATGTTGCGTGGTTTCCCAGTTATGCAACTATGATGCGTGGGGGTGAAAGCGAGTGCTGTATTATGTTCTCACATAAAAGAATTTCATCACCTGTAATATATAAAAGCTCCGGTGTAATGGTTCTGGGGGCTTCGAGAATACCGGATTTTGAAAACAGGGTTAAACCTGGCGGTTTGATGTTGATAGAGTCCACAGGTATAAATGAGGAAACTAAAGTAAAGAGAAATGATATGGACGTCAGGTATGTATCTGCAATGGAGGAGGCAACAAAGCTGGGAAGTATAATGAATGCCAATCTTGTCATGCTCGGAGCCTATGTAGCTGCAACAGGTCTGATATCAAAAGAGTCAATCCTGCAGGAGATTAAGACCAGATTCGCGGGAAAGGGGAAGCATAAAATAGTTTCAGCCTGTAACGAAGCCTTTCTTGCAGGGCTGAAACTCATTCAACAGCGAGCTTAAGCTTGCTGTTATAGCCCACTGTTATTTAAATCCTCTGTCTCTTCTTTCTTAATCCGTACCCTTCCTATTGAGCGATCTTCAACTTTACATATCTTGATCCTGTAGCGGTCTATGGTCAATTCTTCACCCTCTTCAGGAATTCTACCCATCTCCTTCAATATCAGAGCCCCCAAGGTAGGATTGTCCTCTTCCGGCAAAGAGATAGTCAGTAACCTGTTAACATCCCTAATTTTTATGTCACTTTCAATAAGGATTGAACCGTCCTTCTGTAACACGTAGGGACTCTTTATTAGATCAGATTCATCATATATCTCACCTGTAATCTCTTCTATGATGTCCTCCATGGTTACGATACCTCTTATGTTCCCGTATTCATCTACAACAAATGCCATGTGTGCCCTCTCTTTCTGAAAATCCAGAAGCTGGACGTAAACGACCTTTGTCTCCGGGATGAAAAGAGGTTGACGGATAATATCCTTAATATCTAAATCAGGTCTATTCTTCCCCTTAAAAAAATCTTTAACATGAATGTAGCCAAGAATATTGTTTATATCCTTTTCGTAAACTGGGTACCGCGAAAACACATTTTCCGTAATCACTCTTTCAATTTCATTTAATCCCATACTCACTTCAATAGAAACAATGTCGTTCACAGGAACCATTAAATCTTCAACAGTCAAATCGGTTAAGTCAAATATACCCGCAAGCATTCTTCCCTTTCTGGGTTCAAAGGTTCCCTCTTCCTCACCCGCCTCTATCAGTGTTTCGATTTCCTCTTCAGTTATAGGCGACCAGCGTGATTTACCCTTTTGGCCCATCATAAGCAATAGAAGATGGGAAATCTTTGAAATTACCCATACAATTGGATGAAAAAGAACAGTAAAAAAACGGACAGGATAGATGGCTACCAAGGAAAATTTCAAGGCGTTGTAGGCTGCATAGGTTTTGGGAGTAATCTCACCGAAGATCAAGAGGAGAAGAGTCATACAGACAGTTGCAATAAATACCCCTTCTTCTCCGAATACTGAGATGGCAATGGCTGTAGCCAATGCCGTAGCAGCAATACTAACTATATTACTGCCTACCAGGATAGTGCCTATAAGCTGATCCGGCTCCTTCAATATTTTTTCAATCCCTTTCCCTATATTGGGCCTATCTTTTCCCAGTTGTTTCACCCGTAACTTGCTCAATGAGAGGAAAGCTGTCTCAGCTCCAGAAAAAAAGGCTGAACAGATGAGAAAAAAAACAACCAAAAGGTACATATACAAATCTTGTATGCCTTCCATTTAATTTCCCCTTAGAAACTTCTAATCGTTATTTTTGAGAGACCTGCAAAAGTCTTTGCCTTATGCACTAAGTACTCTGGTTCATAAATTCGGTAACGTATTTTCAGCTTCACTCCCACCCTGCCCTCTCCCTTCAAGGGGGAGGGTTTGGGTAGGGGGTGTGTAAATATTTTCCATAAATCTTAAAAGGTTGGAGGAAAAAGGTGTTTTTCCTTTAAAAGGGTTTTAGCACAAAATCTAAAAAGAGAGGAAAATCGCTCATGAAAGTAAAGATAAGTGTATCAGAGGTAGCTAGTATTTTCAAGGAGATTCAGGAGTATTAGTATCCCTATTCAAAGCTCTCACCAATTTATCCTAGGAGAGAGCCATAAATAGGGTCAAGGAAAGCGTAATATTTATTCACCGCTCACAATAGCAACTGTTGGATTCTGGCACCGTTGAAGCACCGTGGGACTAACCCCTCCCAGCAGCAAGTCTTTAATGGCAGAACGCCCCTTGCGACCCATGATGATCAGGTTGTAGTTCCCTTCCTCTGCCTCTCTAAGGATTTCCTCATATGGTATTCCTATCTCTACTCTGGTATCAATAAGTCCTTCCGAAATACCTGCTCTGAGAAAAACTGTCCGGGCATCTTCCAATATTCTCTGTGCCTCATCTTCATGGTCTACCCCTTCTTTAAGCCTTTCTATGTAAAGTGCCAGATTGATAACCTTCAGGAGGGTAATTTTAGTGATACCCTCTAACCGGCTGGACAGATAGACGGCATGTTCCACTCCCTTCATGGAGTAGGGTGAACCGTCAACAGGGATGAGTATCCTGGGGATGGGACATTTATTGTCCTCCAGAACTTTATGGCCAACTATATACACGGTCTGCCTGCTTGCCGTGTGAACCACCCCACTGGAGACACTGCCCAGAAAGAATCCCTTTATTTCTGAGAGCCCCCTCCTTGCCATGATAATGGTCGAGAAATTTTCTTTGTTGGCTAATTGCACGATTTCCCGGGCAGGGTCCCCGTCTGCTACCTGCTTTTCGATCTCGACTTTGATGCCAGATTCTTTCAGGATCCTTTCCCCTTCTTCTAATAAAGGCTTGACCTTTTCATTAAAGTACTGCTTCTGGAATGCCTCTGACTGCGTGAGGTCCATCGCCCAAAAGTCAATATACCCCAAGTGATGGGACATGTAGCCTCCGGCGGCTACATGAAACAGGGTAATACCTGAAAGGCTCTTACCCAGGGATGACCCTAACTGCCCGGCAAATTTTAAAGCCCGCCGGGAATTCTCACTTCCATCTATTGGAAGAAGTATCTTTGTTGTTAAATTCTGTTGTTTCATTGTGATTTCCTCTTTTAGTTGTTAATAAAAAATAAGTAACCATACATTAGCGATGGCAACGCTGATGAGCATATAGGCAAAGGCATACTTCATGAAGGCAAAGAACTTTATCGGATAGCCTGCTGCCTCTGCAATACCAATGGTAACTACATTTGCACTTGCCCCGATCATCGTCCCATTTCCCCCTAAACACGCCCCCAGTGCCAGTGCCCACCATAGTACATTGGAATCTGCTGCCCCGGGAATTACCTTTGTCAGATATGCGGTAATGGGAAGCATTGTAGCAGTAAAGGGAATGTTGTCTACAAAGGCACTCATGATAGCTGATACCCACAGAATCAGACAGATGGCAGCAATCAGGTTGCCATGAGAGAGGTGTAATACCCAGTCTGCTATCAGGGCAAGCAGCCCTGTCTCCTCTACTGCACCTACCACGATGAAAAGGAAGATGAAGAAGAGAAGGGTCGTCCATTCAATATCCTTCTCGATAAGCTCTAACATCTTAACCTTTTTAGTCAATATGCCGTAAGTAAAGAGGAGACCGGCACCAAAGAGCGCCGGGATACTGACCTCCATATGCCAGTATCCATGGGTGACAAAGAAGGTGACCACCAGCCCCATAATAAATAATCCATATCCAAGGAGGGTCTTATCCGTGATCTTGTACTCTTCCTTCAGGGAGGCAATTAACCCGTCAACATCCTTAACCTTGGCCTCAGCATAATCCTTGCCGTAAAAAAACTTGTTATAGATAACAAGAGCCACCATCGCTATGGCACATACTATCGTTAGGTTAGACACAAACTGCATGAATGTAAGCCCTGTATAGGAGCCGATCATGATATTAGGAGGGTCGCCTATCAGGGTAGCAGTACCACCTACATTTGATGCCATAATACCTGGGATTAAGAGAGTCAGAGGTGAAATCTTCAAAACAAGGGCAATCTGAATAAGCACAGGGGTATAGAGAAGCATTGTCGTCACATTGTCTAAGAATGCCGATGTAATCGCAATAAAGACCATCGAAATAACGGAGAGGTTAAAGATATTACCCCTGGCAAGTTTAAAGGACATGTAGGCACACCACTGGAAGACACCTGTGTGCTTCAGGACACCGACGATGATCATCATCCCCATTAGCAGAAAGATCACATTCATATCTATGGCATGAATTGCCCTTTCAAATGAGATAATCTGATAATCAGGGACAAGTGTCCCCACGGTATAGGTAACAAGAAGCATAACGGCTGCCCCTATCATGGAGGCTATGGTTCTGTGTAGAAGTTCGAAAGAGATCGCAATATATGCAAGGAGAAAAATGACAGTTGCTATATAAAAGGCAGGTCCAAGGATTCGTAACATCTTCACGTCCCTTAGTGCATAAAAGCCCTGACCTTTCTGGGCAAGGTCTCCTTTATTTAATTCTACAACCGCTCTCCGATAGCTCGGTTTGGAGATTTCGAGTTGAATACGGGCTGAATCAATCTTATACCGGGGAAGTTTAAACTCAGCCTGATAGGTACCGTGAGAGGATGTCTCTGTCTCCTCCTTCCACTTATGCTCTACCATGACCTTCTGTGACTGCCCATCTACGATAACCCTGACATGTGCCTCCCTGACAGGCTCCTCATGAGAATCAACGACAGTGCCCGAGATAAAGAATCCATCAACTCCAACCGCTTCTTCAGAGGCAAAGGACCGGCTCCCAGAAAAGAGGCATAATGTCACTAAAACTACATGCAAAACTACGAGAATATGTTTTTTCATAGAATCCCCCTGGTATAAATCTTGACCTCTAAGCAAGAGGTGTTATATTTAAGTGTGATAACTTTAAAGTTTCAAGTCTATTTGTCAAATCTAATTTAAGTTGAATTTATCAATAGTTAATCCTGTTTATTAATAAACAACTTTAATCTCGCTTCCCTTATTCACCTTGAGCTTTTCTTGAGCATTTCGACCTCTTACAGATATCTCCAGGTAGCCAGAGCTTCCAAAAAGGGCAAGAGCCTGTTCTTCTTTCGCCTCAGAATACGACTCTTTAATATCCCCTAATACCTCCCCGGCAATAGATATCTCATACATCCCCTTTCCTACCAACTCTCTGAATAAAACCTCAGGTATATTGGATATAAGATTACCAAACCTATCTACATGAAGCACTACTCCCTTGATTATGCCTTTTTCTGTCTCAGGTTCCGGTATATCAAACCTTACAACATCATTGCAGATTTCCCCAAATTCCTCAAAAGGAGCCCCCTTAGACAGGTATGCAGCGGCTGGTGCGAATATGTCACGACCATGAAAGGTGTTGCTTATATATGGAAGAAAGTATTTCTTGTTCGTCAACTCAACAACCTTTTTTATCTTTTCAGACTCATATATAAAGGTAAAAACGCCGTTATCAGGACCGATGAAAAAATGGTTGCCAGCCTCTATAATAATTGCCCTCCTCTTGCTCCCAACCCCCGGGTCAACTACAACCAGATGGATTGACTTATCTGGAAAATACCTGTATGAGTTTTTCAAGATAAAGCCTGCCTCGAAAATATCCTGAGGTGATATATCATGGGTAATATCAACCAACCTCACCAAAGGGTTTATCTTTAAAATTACCCCTTTCATCGTACCTACGTAGCCATCCCTGGTCCCGAAATCTGTTATAAGGGTAATAACCCCTCTGTCCATCTCTTTAAACCTAATGGCTTAACCCTATCTCGCCAAGCACCCTATCCATGCCAAATATATCTTCAATTATAAAGTCCGCACCAGCAGTATCTTCTTTTCCAACAAGAACTGTTGTCATGCCCAGTTTTTTAGCAGGAAGCAGATTCTTAGTCAAATCCTCCACTATCAAACAATCCCTACCCTCTACTCCTAAAGCATCCAACACCTTCTTATATGACCAGAGATTGGGTTTTGCCAGATAACCCATAAATTTAATGTCAAATATTTGAGAGAAATATTTGTCTACCCCCAGGATTTTTAAGACCCTTATAGCATAGCTGAAAGATCCATTGGTAAAGATAACCTTATCTAATACTATACGTTCCAGTAGTTTGCGCAACTCAAAATTAGTTGACAACAGCTCTTCTAAAGCTATGTCATGGACATAATGGAGGTATTGATCCGGGTCCACCTTATGATGAATGATTAGCCCTCCAAGGGTAGTACCATATTGATCCATGTATTTCAATCGAAGGTTCTCTACCAGATCATAACCTATACCCAACTTTATCCTCATATAGTCGTTTATTCTTTGATCTACTAATTTGAACAGCCCCAGTTCTTTTGGGTACAGGGTATTATCAAGATCGAAGATTACGTACTTCATA
The window above is part of the Thermodesulfobacteriota bacterium genome. Proteins encoded here:
- a CDS encoding 2-oxoacid:acceptor oxidoreductase family protein; protein product: MEHRQNGKGELLIAGVGGWGIVTIGDILAKAALKEFENVAWFPSYATMMRGGESECCIMFSHKRISSPVIYKSSGVMVLGASRIPDFENRVKPGGLMLIESTGINEETKVKRNDMDVRYVSAMEEATKLGSIMNANLVMLGAYVAATGLISKESILQEIKTRFAGKGKHKIVSACNEAFLAGLKLIQQRA
- a CDS encoding universal stress protein, encoding MKQQNLTTKILLPIDGSENSRRALKFAGQLGSSLGKSLSGITLFHVAAGGYMSHHLGYIDFWAMDLTQSEAFQKQYFNEKVKPLLEEGERILKESGIKVEIEKQVADGDPAREIVQLANKENFSTIIMARRGLSEIKGFFLGSVSSGVVHTASRQTVYIVGHKVLEDNKCPIPRILIPVDGSPYSMKGVEHAVYLSSRLEGITKITLLKVINLALYIERLKEGVDHEDEAQRILEDARTVFLRAGISEGLIDTRVEIGIPYEEILREAEEGNYNLIIMGRKGRSAIKDLLLGGVSPTVLQRCQNPTVAIVSGE
- a CDS encoding pyrimidine 5'-nucleotidase; the protein is MKYVIFDLDNTLYPKELGLFKLVDQRINDYMRIKLGIGYDLVENLRLKYMDQYGTTLGGLIIHHKVDPDQYLHYVHDIALEELLSTNFELRKLLERIVLDKVIFTNGSFSYAIRVLKILGVDKYFSQIFDIKFMGYLAKPNLWSYKKVLDALGVEGRDCLIVEDLTKNLLPAKKLGMTTVLVGKEDTAGADFIIEDIFGMDRVLGEIGLSH
- a CDS encoding SAM-dependent chlorinase/fluorinase produces the protein MDRGVITLITDFGTRDGYVGTMKGVILKINPLVRLVDITHDISPQDIFEAGFILKNSYRYFPDKSIHLVVVDPGVGSKRRAIIIEAGNHFFIGPDNGVFTFIYESEKIKKVVELTNKKYFLPYISNTFHGRDIFAPAAAYLSKGAPFEEFGEICNDVVRFDIPEPETEKGIIKGVVLHVDRFGNLISNIPEVLFRELVGKGMYEISIAGEVLGDIKESYSEAKEEQALALFGSSGYLEISVRGRNAQEKLKVNKGSEIKVVY
- a CDS encoding CNNM domain-containing protein, with the translated sequence MEGIQDLYMYLLVVFFLICSAFFSGAETAFLSLSKLRVKQLGKDRPNIGKGIEKILKEPDQLIGTILVGSNIVSIAATALATAIAISVFGEEGVFIATVCMTLLLLIFGEITPKTYAAYNALKFSLVAIYPVRFFTVLFHPIVWVISKISHLLLLMMGQKGKSRWSPITEEEIETLIEAGEEEGTFEPRKGRMLAGIFDLTDLTVEDLMVPVNDIVSIEVSMGLNEIERVITENVFSRYPVYEKDINNILGYIHVKDFFKGKNRPDLDIKDIIRQPLFIPETKVVYVQLLDFQKERAHMAFVVDEYGNIRGIVTMEDIIEEITGEIYDESDLIKSPYVLQKDGSILIESDIKIRDVNRLLTISLPEEDNPTLGALILKEMGRIPEEGEELTIDRYRIKICKVEDRSIGRVRIKKEETEDLNNSGL
- a CDS encoding thiamine pyrophosphate-dependent enzyme — its product is MNEKSVSLKKEKIYGPSDYTLNLPLPSCPGCGSPLAGKIVMEALEELGIIEKAVCVIGVGCAGMKFFTTKIDWTLCSHGPSPSVANGIKHGNYDDAIVFTIQGDGDCAAIGAGYLINSAARGDKITIFMLNNTNYGTTGGQMAPTTLIDQVTTTTPQGRDGITHGYPLHVPEMLATIRGVAYSARGSVHNFASYQRTKKYAKLALQKQINGVGLGFLEILTSCPVNWRMEPSKAMKWIERRVVAEYPLGEFKNVDSTTD
- a CDS encoding ArsB/NhaD family transporter, with product MKKHILVVLHVVLVTLCLFSGSRSFASEEAVGVDGFFISGTVVDSHEEPVREAHVRVIVDGQSQKVMVEHKWKEETETSSHGTYQAEFKLPRYKIDSARIQLEISKPSYRRAVVELNKGDLAQKGQGFYALRDVKMLRILGPAFYIATVIFLLAYIAISFELLHRTIASMIGAAVMLLVTYTVGTLVPDYQIISFERAIHAIDMNVIFLLMGMMIIVGVLKHTGVFQWCAYMSFKLARGNIFNLSVISMVFIAITSAFLDNVTTMLLYTPVLIQIALVLKISPLTLLIPGIMASNVGGTATLIGDPPNIMIGSYTGLTFMQFVSNLTIVCAIAMVALVIYNKFFYGKDYAEAKVKDVDGLIASLKEEYKITDKTLLGYGLFIMGLVVTFFVTHGYWHMEVSIPALFGAGLLFTYGILTKKVKMLELIEKDIEWTTLLFFIFLFIVVGAVEETGLLALIADWVLHLSHGNLIAAICLILWVSAIMSAFVDNIPFTATMLPITAYLTKVIPGAADSNVLWWALALGACLGGNGTMIGASANVVTIGIAEAAGYPIKFFAFMKYAFAYMLISVAIANVWLLIFY